The DNA segment GCCGCTAAAATTGCGGTTGGTTTGACTTTAGATGAAATTATGAATCCAGTGACAGGAAAAACCTACGCATGTTTTGAACCCGCTTTGGATTATGTAGTGACGAAATTCCCACGTTTTCCTTTTGATAAATTTGAAACTGCTGACCGACGACTTTCTACCCAAATGAAAGCGACTGGTGAAGTCATGGCAATCGGTCGTAATTTTGAGGAATCTTTGCAGAAAGCAATCCGTTCTCTGGAAACTGGTTTAAGACATATCGGCCTCAAATCAAAAGATGCTGCAGCTTTAACCGACGAGGAAATCGAAAGAAGAATAAGAGTTTGTGATGATGAGCGTTTGTTCATTATTGGTGATGCTTTACGACGAGGTTACGACTGGGAAAAAATAGTAGAGTGGAGCAAAATCGATAAATTCTTCATTTGGAAAATTAAAAAATTGATCGATTTCGAAAAGGTAATCGCTGAAAACAAATTCAATAAGGAAATTTTATTGGAAGCCAAGAAATTAGGGTTTTCAGATATGAGTATCGCCACTTTATGGGATTCTACTCAAAAAGAAATTTTTGAATACCGAAAAAATAACGGAGTGATGCCGGTTTATAAAATGGTTGATACTTGCGCCGCAGAATTCGAAAGTGAGACCCCTTATTTTTACGGGACTTACGAAGAAGAAAACGAAAGTGTTCCTTCTGATAAAGAAAAAATTATCGTTTTAGGTTCTGGTCCGATCAGAATTGGTCAAGGAGTAGAATTCGATTACGCGACAGTTCACTCGGTTTGGGCAATAAAAGAAATGGGCTACGAAGCAATTATCATTAATAATAATCCGGAAACTGTTTCTACCGATTTCTCGATCTCAGATAAATTATATTTCGAACCGATTACGGAAGAAGATGTGATGAACATCATCGAACTCGAAAAGCCAAAAGGCGTTGTTGTTCAGTTTGGCGGCCAGACCGCCATCAACTTAGCGGATAAATTAGCAGCACATGGCGTTCAGATCTTGGGAACCTCACTTGAAGATTTAGACCGTGCTGAAAATCGAAATAAATTTGAAGCTGCCCTTCAGGAAATGGGAATTCCGCAACCTTTAGGGAAAACCTGTTTTACGAAAGAAGATGCTTTGGTCATTGCCAATGAGATCGGTTTCCCGGTTTTAGTTCGTCCGAGTTACGTATTGGGTGGAAGAGCCATGGAAATCGTTTATGATGAACATGAACTTGATCATTATATGACGAATGCGGTGAAAGAAAATCCGGAACATCCAATATTGATCGATCGTTATTTGACCGGAAAAGAAGTTGAAGTTGATGCGATTTCTGACGGCGAAACGGTGGTGATTCCTGGAATTATGGAACATATCGAACGAGCAGGAGTTCACTCCGGAGATTCGATCGCGGTTTATCCACCTCAAAATATCAGCGCTGAACAAATTGCAACTTTGGTCGATTACACGGAAAGATTGGCGAAAGGATTGAACGTTATTGGATTAATGAATATTCAATATGTGTTATATCAAGGTGGAGTTTATGTGATCGAAGTGAATCCAAGATCAAGTAGAACCGTTCCTTTCTTATCAAAAATTACGGAAATCCCGATGGCGAATTTAGCCACAAAAGTGATCCTTGGACAGAAATTAAAAGACTTAGGTTACAAAAACGGATTGGCTCCAGTGAAAGAAGGAGTTTACGTGAAAGTTCCCGTCTTCTCTTTCTCAAAATTAACGAGAGTTGATATTTCCCTCGGACCAGAGATGAAATCGACTGGCGAAGTAATGGGGAAAGATACCACGCTTGAAAAAGCATTATACAAAGGTTTAATTGGCGCCGGAAGAAAAGTTCCTTTGCATGGTGCGATTCTGTTCACTGTTGCCGATAAACATAAGCCAGAAGCTTGTGAATTGGCGAGAAGATTCCAGGAGATTGGATTTAGAATTTGGGCAACCGAAGGAACTGCCAATTATTTTGAAGAACATGGCGTTCGCACTAAAATAGGTTACAAAATTGAAGAGAATCCAGAAATAAATCTGATTGATTTAATTCAAACCGGAAAAGTTCAATACATTGTAAATACCATGACCAAAGGTAAACAATCCGAAAGAGATGGTTTCCAGATCCGAAGAACTTCTGTAGAAAACGGCGTTCCGTGTTTGACTTCAATGGATACGGTGGAAGCGATTTTAAAAGTGATTGAAAGTATGAGTTTTAAAATGGAGAAGATGTAAATTATTCAAACCTTCAAGGATTTAAAATCCTTGAAGGTTTAGAAAATAAAAGAAAGGCGAAGAATTATTCTTCGCTTTTTTTGAAACAAATTTTAGATTAGCAATTCTAAGAACTTTCCTAATCTGTCAAAATTAATATTTCGAAAAAACAAATCTAACCAAAAAATCATTTTATATATTTGAAAAAATTTAGCTAAAATGGATGTTAAAACCATTAAGAAATACATCAAAGATAATAGCAATCCTAGCTCCAGAAGCAATTCTTATTACGTAGATCCTAAATTGATTAGCCATTCTAACTCCCATTTTGAGTTTACTTATGATGGAAATTCTGGATATGATTATCAAATTTTAGTTGATTTTCAAAACGGAATAGAAACTTCCTGCAATTGTCCTTATAAAAATAATTATCCGG comes from the Chryseobacterium sp. SNU WT5 genome and includes:
- the carB gene encoding carbamoyl-phosphate synthase large subunit yields the protein MKRTDIKTILVIGSGPIIIGQAAEFDYAGTQACLSLREEGYKVILINSNPATIMTDVEIADKVYIEPISLEFVSHIIRKERPDALLPTLGGQTGLNMAVELENSGILEECKVEVLGTKLSAINQAEDRDLFRNLMRELKEPVPDSDIVNNVQSALEFAHNIGYPVIVRPAFTMGGTGGGIANNDEELKEITSFGLKYSPVRQCLIEKSIAGFKEIEYEVMRDKNDNAIVVCNMENIDPVGIHTGDSIVVAPSQTLSDREYQMLRNSSLKIIRALGIEGGCNVQLALDPNSYDYYIIEVNPRVSRSSALASKATGYPIAKIAAKIAVGLTLDEIMNPVTGKTYACFEPALDYVVTKFPRFPFDKFETADRRLSTQMKATGEVMAIGRNFEESLQKAIRSLETGLRHIGLKSKDAAALTDEEIERRIRVCDDERLFIIGDALRRGYDWEKIVEWSKIDKFFIWKIKKLIDFEKVIAENKFNKEILLEAKKLGFSDMSIATLWDSTQKEIFEYRKNNGVMPVYKMVDTCAAEFESETPYFYGTYEEENESVPSDKEKIIVLGSGPIRIGQGVEFDYATVHSVWAIKEMGYEAIIINNNPETVSTDFSISDKLYFEPITEEDVMNIIELEKPKGVVVQFGGQTAINLADKLAAHGVQILGTSLEDLDRAENRNKFEAALQEMGIPQPLGKTCFTKEDALVIANEIGFPVLVRPSYVLGGRAMEIVYDEHELDHYMTNAVKENPEHPILIDRYLTGKEVEVDAISDGETVVIPGIMEHIERAGVHSGDSIAVYPPQNISAEQIATLVDYTERLAKGLNVIGLMNIQYVLYQGGVYVIEVNPRSSRTVPFLSKITEIPMANLATKVILGQKLKDLGYKNGLAPVKEGVYVKVPVFSFSKLTRVDISLGPEMKSTGEVMGKDTTLEKALYKGLIGAGRKVPLHGAILFTVADKHKPEACELARRFQEIGFRIWATEGTANYFEEHGVRTKIGYKIEENPEINLIDLIQTGKVQYIVNTMTKGKQSERDGFQIRRTSVENGVPCLTSMDTVEAILKVIESMSFKMEKM